Proteins encoded by one window of Candidatus Nitrosocosmicus arcticus:
- a CDS encoding ABC transporter permease translates to MSNTRLINFKLVICILSGIALAYIIYPLSGIFIFVEPSNLLESLIRPDVIDAFVLSIGTASISTGLIAIFGIPLAYCLSRYKFPGRSVAQVIIVIPLVLPPLASGALLLGVFNPQSFLDRLFPNIEFTQSIIGIIIAQTYVASPFMILASMAAFDSVDKSLENVARVLGKRHWEVFIKISIPLAKKGILVGIMMTWIRAIGELGATLMLAYNPHTISIQIYEDNAIGGLSQAIPGIILSILLSVVLIIVYSLIVKKSSGDTRKNNRIFSFGES, encoded by the coding sequence ATGAGTAATACTAGATTGATCAACTTCAAACTTGTAATATGTATTTTATCCGGAATTGCCTTAGCATATATTATTTATCCACTCTCTGGTATCTTTATTTTTGTTGAACCTAGCAACTTACTAGAATCTCTGATAAGGCCTGATGTCATTGACGCATTTGTTTTAAGCATAGGCACTGCGTCAATATCCACGGGGTTAATAGCAATATTTGGCATACCACTGGCATATTGCTTATCAAGATATAAATTCCCAGGCAGATCTGTTGCACAAGTTATTATTGTTATTCCTTTAGTATTGCCACCACTAGCAAGTGGTGCTCTGCTTTTGGGAGTGTTTAATCCTCAATCATTTTTGGACAGACTGTTTCCTAATATCGAGTTTACTCAATCAATAATAGGAATCATCATAGCGCAAACATATGTTGCCTCTCCATTTATGATCCTTGCAAGTATGGCTGCGTTTGATTCGGTAGATAAATCATTAGAAAATGTTGCGCGAGTTCTTGGAAAGAGGCATTGGGAAGTTTTCATAAAAATTTCTATTCCACTTGCAAAAAAAGGAATTTTGGTGGGAATTATGATGACGTGGATAAGGGCAATTGGAGAATTAGGAGCGACACTGATGTTAGCATATAATCCTCATACCATTTCTATCCAGATATATGAAGATAATGCCATAGGAGGTTTGTCACAAGCTATTCCGGGCATAATTTTGTCTATTTTGCTATCAGTAGTTCTAATAATTGTATATTCTTTAATTGTGAAAAAATCAAGTGGTGATACCAGAAAAAATAATAGAATCTTTAGTTTTGGAGAATCATGA